One Solanum lycopersicum chromosome 4, SLM_r2.1 DNA window includes the following coding sequences:
- the LOC101245350 gene encoding transcription factor SRM1-like yields the protein MTVDKSRSSIWSREQDIEFENALATYPEDCVDRWEKIAADVQGKTLQEVKNHYEILLDDVSRIESGYVPLPWYNSTFDRSLCNDVGGERIGKKSGVSGRLNSESNDGGKSTKLEQDRRKGVAWTEDEHRLFLLGLEKYGKGDWRSISRNFVVTRTPTQVASHAQKYFIRLNSMNKDRRRTSIHDITSVNNGDVSVPRVPITGQTIGSSGKSNKLSPTAPIAPIGVGIYGATTIGQPVTGPMVNVVDQRQIQDLDIMGSSLGYYYDQP from the exons ATGACAGTAGATAAATCAAGAAGCTCAATTTGGAGCAGAGAGCAAGATATAGAATTTGAGAATGCATTAGCAACTTATCCTGAGGATTGTGTAGATAGGTGGGAGAAAATTGCAGCTGATGTTCAAGGGAAAACCTTACAAGAGGTTAAGAATCATTACGAAATTTTACTCGATGATGTGAGTCGAATCGAGTCTGGTTATGTTCCTTTGCCTTGGTACAACTCTACTTTTGACAGGTCTTTGTGCAATGATGTTGGTGGTGAAAGAATTGGCAAGAAGAGTGGGGTTTCAGGGAGGCTAAATAGTGAGTCAAATGATGGAGGTAAATCTACTAAATTGGAGCAGGACCGGCGTAAAGGGGTTGCTTGGACGGAGGATGAGCACAG ATTGTTCCTTCTTGGACTGGAAAAATATGGGAAAGGTGATTGGAGAAGTATCTCTCGAAACTTTGTTGTGACAAGAACTCCTACACAAGTGGCCAGTCATGCCCAAAAATATTTCATACGTTTAAACTCGATGAACAAGGACAGAAGACGAACAAGTATACATGACATTACTAGTGTTAATAACGGAGATGTCTCCGTACCTCGAGTTCCAATCACTGGCCAAACAATTGGTTCTTCTGGCAAATCCAACAAACTATCTCCAACAGCACCAATTGCTCCCATTGGAGTTGGTATATATGGAGCAACCACCATCGGACAACCAGTAACAGGACCAATGGTTAACGTAGTTGATCAGAGGCAGATTCAGGATTTGGACATTATGGGTTCAAGTTTGGGATATTACTACGACCAACCTTGA